The stretch of DNA AAATCGGCCGCCTGCCGGCAGCTCAGCCGGCGGACAGTCAGGATGACGGGAACGGACAGGCCATGGCGGACGAGACTGCGACCTTTGCCGGCGGATGCTTCTGGTGCACCGAGGCGGTGTTTGACGATGTGATCGGCGTCCAGTCGGTCGAAAGCGGCTATATCGGCGGCCATGTCGCCAGCCCCACCTACCAGCAGGTGTGCAATGGCGACACCGGCCATGCCGAGGCGGTGCGCATCGTGTTCGATCCCGCGGTGATCGCCTATGGCGACCTGCTCGACATCTTCTTTGCCACCCATGATCCGACTCAGCTCAACCGCCAGGGCAACGATGTCGGCACCCAGTATCGCTCGGCCATCTTTCCGCATTCGCCCGAACAGGAGGCCGAGGCCCGCGCCGCCATCGCGCGTGCGCAGGCGGACTGGGCCGATCCGGTCGTGACCAGGATCGAGGCCGATGGCCCGTGGTGGCCGGCTGAGGATTATCATCAGGAATATTTCGCCCGCATGGGCGACCAGAATCCCTATTGCATGGCGGTGGTCGCGCCCAAACTGCGCAAGTTCCGCAAGAGCTTTGCCGAGCGGCTGAAGCGCTGAAACGCGTGGCGCGAGCCCGGCGTCTTGGCTATGGCGCGCGCCAGCACACAGGGGAGAAGGGGCGATGAAACCGTTGCGCAAGGCGGTGTTCCCGGTGGCCGGCCTCGGCACCCGGAACCTGCCGGCCACCAAATCGGTGCCGAAGGAAATGCTGCCGGTCGTCGACCGGCCGCTCATTCAATATGCGGTCGACGAGGCGCTGGCTGCCGGGATCGAGCAGCTGATCTTTGTCACCGGGCGCGGCAAGGCGGCGATGGAGGATTATTTCGACATCGCCTATGAACTGGAACGCACGATGGCCGATCGCGGCAAGTCGCTGGCGCCGCTTGCCGGCACCCGGCTGCCGCCCGGCCAGATGGCGTTCGTGCGCCAGCAGGAGCCGCTGGGGCTGGGCCATGCCGTGTGGTGCGCGCGGCACCTGGTGGGCGACGAGCCGTTTGCGGTGCTGCTGGTCGACGAATTGCTGTGGAACCCCGCCTGTCCGTCGATCAGCCAGCTTGCCGAAACCTATGCCGAGACCGGCGGCAACGTGATTTCGGTGCTCGAGGTGCCGGACAGCCAGACCCATCGTTACGGCATCGTCGATCCCGGCGCGGTGAGCGGCGATGTGACCGAGGTGCGCGGGCTGGTTGAAAAGCCTGCCCCCGGCACCGCGCCGTCGCGGCTGGCGGCGATCGGGCGCTATGTGCTCCAGCCCGAGGTGATGCGGGTGCTCGAAACCCAGGAACGCGGCGCGGGCGGCGAGATCCAGCTGACCGACGCGCTCGCCCAGCTGATCGGGCAGCAGCCCTTTCACGCCCGCACCTTTCGCGGCGCGCGCTATGACTGTGGCGACAAGACCGGTTTCGTGCAGGCCAATCTCGCGCTGGCGCTCGAACGGGTGGACATCGGCGCGGATGTGCGCGCCTTTGCCGAGGCGATGGTCGGCCGGGGCGGCTGAAGGCTCGCCGGTCGACAGGATTCAGGGCTTCGTGGCGTCTCAGGCCGGCAGGTCGGCATAGGCGGGCTCCGGACTGCGGGTCCGGGCCGCCGCCAGCAGCTCGCTGATCCGCCGCGCGGCCCCTGCTGTGCCGAACGGGTAGAGCGGCGCGCGTTTCCCGCCGGGCTGGCCGAGATGACGCATCGCCGCAGCGATGATCCGTTCGGGCGCGCGGCCGACCAGCTCAGCGGCCCCGGCATCGATCGCCTCGGTGCGCTCGGTCGTCTCGCGCAGGATCAGCACGGGCACGCCCATGGCCGGGGCTTCTTCCTGCAGGCCGCCACTGTCGGTCAGCACCAGCCGGGCGGAGTCCAGCACGTGCAGCAGCGAGGCATAGTCGAGCGGCTCGACAAGCCTGATGCCCGGCGCATCCGCCAGCCGGTCGGTGATGATCCGCCGGACCTCGGGTGCCGGATGGACCGGCATCAGAATGTGCGCGGCCCCCCGCGCCGCGATGGCGCGCAGGGCCATCGTAATGCCGGCAAGCGGTTCCCCCAGCGTCTCGCGCCTATGGCAGGTCGTGAGCACGATCGGGCGGTCCCCGGCCCCGGCCACCAGATCGCGCCCGCGCGCGCCGAGCGAAGGATCGCCGCGCAGCCGGTCGCGCATCTGCTCCAGCGCGTCGATCACCGTGTTGCCGGTCAGATGGACGCGGGCAGCGGGCACATTTTCGTCGAGCAGCGCCTGCACCGCGCGCCGCGTGGGCGCGAAATGCAGCCCGGCAACCGTGGCGATCATCCGCCTGTGCGCCTCTTCGGGCCAGGGATGATCGAGCGAACCGCTGCGCAGCCCGGCTTCGACATGGGCGACGGGCAGCTGCCGGTAATGGGCGGCGAGCGCCCCGGCGAGGGCGCTGGCCGTGTCGCCCTGCACGATCACCTGATCGGGGGCGATGCGGTCGATCGCCGCGCCGGTTTCGGCCAGCAGCCGGCCGAACAGAATGTCGAGTGGCTGGCCCTCGACCATCAGATCGAGCGCATGATCGGCGACGATGCCGAACAGTTGCAATGCCGCACACGCCAGATCGCGGTGCTGGCCGGTAAAGCACACGGAAACATCGAACCGAATGTCATCGCGCATCGCCAAGATCAGCGGGGCGAGCTTGATCGCTTCCGGCCGAGTGCCGAATATGAACATGATCCTGGCCATCAACGCCCCCGCATGTCCCTGTCTGAGAACAGTGGATGGCTTGTCCTTAGGACAACAGACCATGCGTCAGGCAAGACCAAAGCTGGATAATGATCCGTCCCGGATGTTTCTTCCTTGCGTCCCGGGCGGTGGCAGTAATCCGTCCGGATCCGAGCGGCTCTCGATCCGATTGCATCGGATCGGCTGCTCGGGGCTTTTGTTTGCCGCGTTTTGCGAGCCGCCGGGTGGTTCCACCCGGCTCGAAAACGCTCTAGCCGCCGCGATAGGCGCGGAACCAGTCGACAAAGGCGGGGATGCCCTGATCGAGCGCCGTGCGGGGGCGATAGCCGAGATCGGCGGCAATCGCGCTCACATCGGCAAAAGTGTCCTTCACGTCGCCGGGCTGCATCGGCTTTTCCTCGCGGATCGCCGGGCGGCCGCAGGCCTGTTCGATCAGGTCGATCAGCCGGGTCAGCGGCTCGGACCGGCTGTTGCCGATATTGTAGAGGCGGTGCGGGGCGACGCTGCCGCCGGCCTTGGGCTGGCCGTCATCGGGCGGCGGCGCATCGAGACAGGCGACCACCCCGTCGATGATATCGTCGATGAAGGTGAAATCGCGGCGCATGTCGCCATGGTTGAACACGCTGATCGGCCGACCGCTGAGGATCGCGTCGGTGAACAGCCAGGGGGCCATGTCCGGCCGGCCCCAGGGGCCATAGACGGTGAAGAAACGCAGGCCGGTGAGCGGGATGCGGTAGAGATGGGCGTAGGTCTCGCTCATCAGCTCGTCGGCCTTTTTGGTCGCGGCATAGAGCGACACCGGATGGTCGACCCGGTCCTCGACGCGGAACGGCAGCTGGGTGTTGCCGCCATAGACGGACGAGGACGAGGCATAGACCATCGGCACCCGGCGTTCGCGCGCCACTTCGAGCATGTTCAGATGCCCGACCAGATTGGCCTGGGCATAGGCGCGGGGGTTTTCGATCGAATAGCGGACGCCCGCCTGCGCGCCGAGATGGGCGATACGCGCGAAATCGAGCCCGGCCAGCGCGGTGCCGAGCGCATCATGATCGGCGAAATCGCAGCGGATCAGCCGGAAGCGCGCCCCGTGCCGCCGCGCCAGTTCGGCGGCGCGATCTTCCTTCAGCTGCGGCAGATAATAGGGCACGAAGCTGTCGATGCCGATCACGGTTTCGCCGGCCGCCATCAGCCGGTCGGCCAGGTGAAAGCCGATAAAGCCGGCAGCACCGGTCACCAATGTCGTCATCATTCACCCCCGATGGGCGGCCCGGGCAAGCCGGTCGCGGATGGCAAGGCCCAGGCCTTTGGCCGGCACGGGCGCGACGGCGATGCGCGCCCGGTCCGATTCGTCGGCCTGGTGGAGCAGGTCGAATAGCCGGGCGGCGGCTTCGACAAGGTTACCATCGGCGCTGAGCGTCGCATCGCCGGCCACGGCGCCGAAGCCGATCAGATATTCATCCGGCAGCGCGGTTTCGGCATCGAGGCGCAGCGGCTTGTGCGGGGCATAATGGCTGCTCAGCTGGCCGGGGGCTTCGACCGCCGCCGGTCCGTCGGGCACCACCGCCGACAGCTCATCCGCGCCGATCGGGCCGGGGCGCAGCAGCCGGGTGCAACCGTCCGCAACCTTGACGATCGTCGATTCAAGCCCCGCTGCCGTCGCCCCGGCGTCGAGGATCAGCGGGATCCGCCCCGCCAGCGTCTTCATGACATGGGCGGCGCGCGTCGGGCTGATCGTCCCGCTCAGATTGGCCGATGGCGCGGCGAGCGGGCGGCCGACCGCCGCGATCAGCGCGCGCATCGCCGGATGCGCGGGCATGCGCAGCGCCACCGTCGGCAGACCGGCGGTGACGATGGCGGGCAGGGTGCCGCGATGCGGCAGCACGAGGGTGAGCGGCCCCGGCCAGTAGCGCGCGGCGAGTGCGCGCGCGGCGGCGTCGAACTGCGCCAGTTCCTCCGCCATCCCCATGTCGGCGACATGGACGATCAGCGGGTTGAACGCGGGCCGCCCCTTGGCCGCGTAGATGCCGGCGACCGCAGCTGCATCGGTCGCGTCGGCGGCGAGGCCGTAGACCGTCTCGGTCGGCACGGCGACGCACGCACCTGCGCGGATCAGGGCGGCGGCTTCGGCGATGCCGGCGGCATCCGCCGGGATGATGCGGGTGTTTGAGCGGCTCACCGCCCCGCGCTATAGCCTTGCCGAGCCATTCTCAAGGAGCCCCATGACCTACACCCCGCCCGTTGCCGAACAGCGTTTCGTGCTCGATCATGTCGTGCGCATCCAGGAACTGGCCGCGCACCCCGGCTTTGCCGATGCGACCCCCGATACGGTGGATGCGATCTTGGAAGGCGCCGGTGCCTTTGCGGCGGGCGAATATGCGCCGCTCAACCGCATCGGCGATACCGTCGGCGCGCGCTGGCGGGACGGCGTGGTGACGATGCCCGAAGGCTATCGGGCCGCCTATCGCGCCTTTGTCGACAGCGGCTGGGGATCGATCAACGGGCCGGTGGCCTTTGGCGGTCAGGGCCTGCCCTATGCGCTGGCGACCGTGGTGATGGAGGATCTGGGCACGGCCAATATGGGCTTTTCGCTCATCAACATGCTGACCCCGGGCGCGATCGAGGCGCTGGTCGCGCATGGCTCGCCCGAACAACAGGCGACCTGGCTGCCGAAGCTGATCAGCGGCGAATGGAACGGCACGATGAACCTGACCGAGCCGCAGGCCGGGTCCGATGTCGGCGCGCTGCGCACCAGCGCGACCCCGGCGGGCGATGGCAGCTGGCGCATCAAGGGGCAGAAAATCTACATCACCTTTGGCGAGCATGACCTGACGGACAATATCGTCCATCTCGTCCTTGCCCGCACCCCCGGCGCGCCGGCGGGCACCAAGGGGATTTCGCTGTTCCTCGTCCCCAAATACCGGCTGAATGCCGATGGCACGCCCGGTGCGTTCAACGATGTGCGCTGCGTGTCGATCGAGCACAAGCTGGGCATCAATGCCTCGCCCACCTGCACGCTCAGCTTTGGCGACAATGACGATTGCCATGGCTGGCTGATCGGCGCGGAAATGGCCGGCATGCGCGCGATGTTCACGATGATGAACAATGCGCGGCTGAATGTCGGCCTGCAGGGCGTGCAGATCGCCGAGCGCGCGACCCAGCAGGCGCTGGGCTATGCGCGCGACCGGGTTCAGCTCGGCCAGCCGATCATCGAACATCCCGATGTGCGCCGGATGCTCGTGCGCATGCGCGCGCTGACCCAGGCGGCGCGCGCGCTCGTCTATTACGCGGCCGGCCAGGCCGACCGCGCCCATCTGGGCGACGATGCGGCGCGCGCCCGGCTCGACCTGCTGACCCCGCTCGCCAAGACCTGGGGCACCGATATCGGCTGCGAGGTCGCCTCGCTCGGCGTCCAGATCCATGGCGGCATGGGCTTTGTCGAGGAAACCGGCGCTGCCCAGCATTACCGCGATATCCGCATCGCCCCGATCTATGAGGGGACCAACGGCATCCAGGCGGCCGATCTGGTCAACCGCAAGCTGCCGATGGCGGGGGGCGAGGTGTTCGCGTCACTGGTCGCCGACATCCGCGCCGAGGCGGGGGACGAGGCCGGGCTGATGGCGCTTGTCGACGGCATCGAATCGGTCGCGCGCTGGATGCTGGGCAACGAGGCGTCGGTCGAAGACCGGCTTGCCGGCTCCTATCCGCTGACCACCATGTTGTCGGTCGCGACCGCCGGCTGGCTGATGGCGCGGCAGGCGCGGATCGCCGCGACCGAGGCGAGCGATCCCGGCTTTGCCGCGCTGAAGCAGGTCGCGGCGCGCTATTTCCTCGATCATGTCGTGCCCGAGGCGGCAGGGCTGGAGGCGGCGGCGCGCGGCGGCGCGGCGCTGTTCTACCAGCTCGATGCGGAAACGCTCGCCGCCTGACGGGGCCGGTGGGCAGGGTGTTCCCCGGGGGCGTTGCCTCCGGGGGCGCCGCTCCGGATCAGGTCTGGATGAACCAGCGCTCCGCGCCCTCAAGGCCGAGCGCGGTCAGCCGGCCGGACTGGTAGGCGCCGGTGTCGATGCCGATGCGGTTGGGCTGCTGATCGACATCGTCGGTGATGCTGTGGCCATGCACGACCACATGGCCGTGATCGCCGCGATAATCGAGGAAGTCGCCGCGGATCCAGCGCAGGTCGCCGCCCTGCTGCGCGTCAAGCGGCACGCGCGGGCGGATGCCGGCATGGACGAACAGATAATCGCCAGCGACGATCCGGTCTTCAAAGCCGCGCATGAAATCGGCATGGGCCGCCGGCACGATCTCCGCCAGCCGCGCGGCCAGCTCTTCGAAATCGAGCGCGTTATATTCGTCCTCGCTCAGGCCATAGCTGAGGATGGTCGCGCGTCCGCCGATCCGCACGAAGAAGCGCAGCGCCTCGGCCGAACCGGTCAGCGCCTTCAAAAACACTTCCTCGTGATTGCCCATCAGCACCCGGACCTTGCGGCCGCTGCCCGCAAGCGCGCGGACCCGTTCGACCACCCCGGCCGAATCCGGGCCGCGATCGACCAGATCACCGAGGAAGATCAGCTGGCTGTCGGCGGCCCCGCGTGCGCGGTCGTCGGCGTCGATGCGGAACAGCAGATCATCGAGCAGGTCGAGCCGGCCATGCACATCGCCGATCGCATAGATGCGCTGGCCGGCGGGGATGGCGGCGGGGGGCGGTGTAGGGGCGCGTCGGAAAAGACCAAGGACCATGATGTCGTCGTTCTCGCCAAATCCGCAGATTTTCGGGGCCGCCATGAGGCGGTATGGCGCTGCCCTATAGCCGATCCGGTGCTGAACGCCAGATGACGCGGAAGCCCTGAACGGGCCGGACCGGGCTTCAGGCGCGGGCGAACAGTTCCGCCGGGTCGATGCGCAGCCGCTCGATCACGCCGCGGATGCGGGGCCATTGCTGGTCGATAAAGGCGCGGCGTTCGCTTTCGAGCAGACGCTCGGTCGCGCCTTCGGCCACGAACATGCCGACGCCGCGGCGGACGACCACCAGCCCTTCTTCCTGGAACAG from Sphingomonas changnyeongensis encodes:
- a CDS encoding GDP-mannose 4,6-dehydratase, producing the protein MTTLVTGAAGFIGFHLADRLMAAGETVIGIDSFVPYYLPQLKEDRAAELARRHGARFRLIRCDFADHDALGTALAGLDFARIAHLGAQAGVRYSIENPRAYAQANLVGHLNMLEVARERRVPMVYASSSSVYGGNTQLPFRVEDRVDHPVSLYAATKKADELMSETYAHLYRIPLTGLRFFTVYGPWGRPDMAPWLFTDAILSGRPISVFNHGDMRRDFTFIDDIIDGVVACLDAPPPDDGQPKAGGSVAPHRLYNIGNSRSEPLTRLIDLIEQACGRPAIREEKPMQPGDVKDTFADVSAIAADLGYRPRTALDQGIPAFVDWFRAYRGG
- a CDS encoding GntR family transcriptional regulator, yielding MSSSERPVYLQLRDRIADAILEGRYGDGDMLPSVRAFAAEQGANPLTVAKAYQLFQEEGLVVVRRGVGMFVAEGATERLLESERRAFIDQQWPRIRGVIERLRIDPAELFARA
- a CDS encoding UTP--glucose-1-phosphate uridylyltransferase, which translates into the protein MKPLRKAVFPVAGLGTRNLPATKSVPKEMLPVVDRPLIQYAVDEALAAGIEQLIFVTGRGKAAMEDYFDIAYELERTMADRGKSLAPLAGTRLPPGQMAFVRQQEPLGLGHAVWCARHLVGDEPFAVLLVDELLWNPACPSISQLAETYAETGGNVISVLEVPDSQTHRYGIVDPGAVSGDVTEVRGLVEKPAPGTAPSRLAAIGRYVLQPEVMRVLETQERGAGGEIQLTDALAQLIGQQPFHARTFRGARYDCGDKTGFVQANLALALERVDIGADVRAFAEAMVGRGG
- a CDS encoding metallophosphoesterase, with protein sequence MVLGLFRRAPTPPPAAIPAGQRIYAIGDVHGRLDLLDDLLFRIDADDRARGAADSQLIFLGDLVDRGPDSAGVVERVRALAGSGRKVRVLMGNHEEVFLKALTGSAEALRFFVRIGGRATILSYGLSEDEYNALDFEELAARLAEIVPAAHADFMRGFEDRIVAGDYLFVHAGIRPRVPLDAQQGGDLRWIRGDFLDYRGDHGHVVVHGHSITDDVDQQPNRIGIDTGAYQSGRLTALGLEGAERWFIQT
- the msrA gene encoding peptide-methionine (S)-S-oxide reductase MsrA, translating into MADETATFAGGCFWCTEAVFDDVIGVQSVESGYIGGHVASPTYQQVCNGDTGHAEAVRIVFDPAVIAYGDLLDIFFATHDPTQLNRQGNDVGTQYRSAIFPHSPEQEAEARAAIARAQADWADPVVTRIEADGPWWPAEDYHQEYFARMGDQNPYCMAVVAPKLRKFRKSFAERLKR
- the wecB gene encoding non-hydrolyzing UDP-N-acetylglucosamine 2-epimerase, which translates into the protein MAMRDDIRFDVSVCFTGQHRDLACAALQLFGIVADHALDLMVEGQPLDILFGRLLAETGAAIDRIAPDQVIVQGDTASALAGALAAHYRQLPVAHVEAGLRSGSLDHPWPEEAHRRMIATVAGLHFAPTRRAVQALLDENVPAARVHLTGNTVIDALEQMRDRLRGDPSLGARGRDLVAGAGDRPIVLTTCHRRETLGEPLAGITMALRAIAARGAAHILMPVHPAPEVRRIITDRLADAPGIRLVEPLDYASLLHVLDSARLVLTDSGGLQEEAPAMGVPVLILRETTERTEAIDAGAAELVGRAPERIIAAAMRHLGQPGGKRAPLYPFGTAGAARRISELLAAARTRSPEPAYADLPA
- a CDS encoding acyl-CoA dehydrogenase, yielding MTYTPPVAEQRFVLDHVVRIQELAAHPGFADATPDTVDAILEGAGAFAAGEYAPLNRIGDTVGARWRDGVVTMPEGYRAAYRAFVDSGWGSINGPVAFGGQGLPYALATVVMEDLGTANMGFSLINMLTPGAIEALVAHGSPEQQATWLPKLISGEWNGTMNLTEPQAGSDVGALRTSATPAGDGSWRIKGQKIYITFGEHDLTDNIVHLVLARTPGAPAGTKGISLFLVPKYRLNADGTPGAFNDVRCVSIEHKLGINASPTCTLSFGDNDDCHGWLIGAEMAGMRAMFTMMNNARLNVGLQGVQIAERATQQALGYARDRVQLGQPIIEHPDVRRMLVRMRALTQAARALVYYAAGQADRAHLGDDAARARLDLLTPLAKTWGTDIGCEVASLGVQIHGGMGFVEETGAAQHYRDIRIAPIYEGTNGIQAADLVNRKLPMAGGEVFASLVADIRAEAGDEAGLMALVDGIESVARWMLGNEASVEDRLAGSYPLTTMLSVATAGWLMARQARIAATEASDPGFAALKQVAARYFLDHVVPEAAGLEAAARGGAALFYQLDAETLAA
- a CDS encoding L-threonylcarbamoyladenylate synthase, which gives rise to MSRSNTRIIPADAAGIAEAAALIRAGACVAVPTETVYGLAADATDAAAVAGIYAAKGRPAFNPLIVHVADMGMAEELAQFDAAARALAARYWPGPLTLVLPHRGTLPAIVTAGLPTVALRMPAHPAMRALIAAVGRPLAAPSANLSGTISPTRAAHVMKTLAGRIPLILDAGATAAGLESTIVKVADGCTRLLRPGPIGADELSAVVPDGPAAVEAPGQLSSHYAPHKPLRLDAETALPDEYLIGFGAVAGDATLSADGNLVEAAARLFDLLHQADESDRARIAVAPVPAKGLGLAIRDRLARAAHRG